Proteins encoded within one genomic window of Dehalococcoidia bacterium:
- a CDS encoding DUF128 domain-containing protein: protein AALKKMIPVFEAGLCASQLVSIVESGQRIGDAIVPENKTAFATVCSIVVNGALLKSGIPMDSRFGGILQIKDRKPKRFTEIIHYNGCSLDPSEIFIRAKMTSVTEAAHTGSGEILANFREIPSICLPTVERVQQSLESAGLGRVMICGTPSEAVCEIPVEPNKIGMVLLGGLNPVAAAMEAGFEADNQSMATVMEYGELVQFQDLLKERY from the coding sequence AGCGGCGCTCAAGAAGATGATACCGGTATTCGAGGCTGGTCTATGTGCCAGTCAGTTGGTTTCCATCGTAGAAAGCGGACAGAGAATAGGAGATGCAATCGTCCCTGAGAACAAAACGGCATTCGCCACAGTCTGTAGCATCGTCGTTAATGGTGCTCTACTGAAGTCGGGCATCCCCATGGACTCGCGCTTTGGCGGGATATTGCAGATCAAAGATCGGAAGCCCAAGCGCTTCACTGAGATCATCCACTACAACGGCTGCTCACTCGACCCTTCAGAAATATTCATCAGAGCGAAAATGACTTCAGTCACTGAAGCTGCTCATACTGGCAGCGGAGAGATTCTAGCCAATTTCCGCGAGATCCCTTCAATTTGCCTACCAACAGTCGAACGTGTTCAACAAAGCCTAGAATCGGCCGGCCTAGGTAGGGTCATGATCTGCGGAACCCCCAGTGAGGCGGTGTGCGAAATCCCAGTGGAACCGAACAAGATTGGTATGGTTCTCCTGGGTGGCTTGAACCCGGTGGCAGCAGCCATGGAAGCTGGCTTCGAAGCCGATAATCAGAGCATGGCTACGGTCATGGAATATGGTGAGTTGGTGCAATTTCAGGATCTGTTGAAGGAGCGATATTAG
- a CDS encoding Glu/Leu/Phe/Val dehydrogenase — protein sequence MVQAIAKSKKVAEDNNPFEIVKRQVDKCAEILELSTEVTAMLKSPMRELHVSLPVRMDDGSTKVFQGFRVLYNDARGAGKGGIRFHPQETIDTVRALAAWMTWKCSLLDLPLGGAKGGIVCNPKEMSAGELERLSRAYIRSIYPFIGPEKDVPAPDVYTNPQIMAWMADEYSVIAGKPQFGVITGKPLCIGGSPGRGDATARGGMFTIREAANDLGIDLNKATVAIQGYGNAGYFAAKLCQEMFGCKVVAACDSKGGVYSTKGIDSKKAFECKQESGSVCSLLGVEHVSNDDILAMEVDILIPAAIEGVITEKNAHKVKAKILAELANGPTTPDADDILFGNNVHVIPDFLCNAGGVTVSYFEMVQNAYMYCWDEAEVREKLDKRMTFAYRSVLDTSRQFHISMRQAAYVVAVRRVVDAMKTRGWV from the coding sequence ATGGTACAAGCGATCGCGAAGAGTAAGAAGGTAGCCGAGGACAACAATCCATTTGAGATCGTAAAGAGGCAGGTCGACAAATGCGCGGAGATATTGGAGTTGTCTACAGAAGTCACCGCCATGCTGAAGAGCCCCATGCGCGAGTTGCACGTGTCTCTGCCGGTTCGTATGGATGACGGTTCTACCAAGGTCTTTCAAGGCTTTCGAGTCTTATACAATGATGCTCGCGGCGCCGGAAAGGGAGGAATTCGCTTTCACCCGCAAGAGACAATTGACACTGTGCGGGCGCTGGCTGCCTGGATGACCTGGAAATGCTCTTTGCTGGATTTGCCATTGGGCGGAGCCAAGGGCGGTATCGTCTGCAATCCCAAGGAAATGTCCGCTGGTGAGTTGGAGCGGCTTAGCCGAGCTTATATCCGAAGCATTTATCCATTTATCGGGCCCGAAAAGGATGTCCCGGCTCCGGACGTGTACACCAATCCGCAGATCATGGCCTGGATGGCAGATGAGTATTCGGTGATTGCAGGCAAACCTCAGTTTGGAGTGATAACCGGCAAACCACTATGCATAGGCGGTTCTCCAGGGAGAGGTGATGCCACAGCTCGCGGTGGCATGTTTACGATCCGCGAAGCGGCCAACGATTTGGGAATAGACTTGAATAAAGCCACGGTGGCGATTCAGGGCTACGGTAATGCTGGCTATTTTGCAGCTAAGTTGTGCCAGGAGATGTTTGGGTGCAAGGTGGTGGCCGCCTGCGACAGTAAAGGCGGAGTGTATTCAACGAAGGGTATCGATTCAAAGAAAGCCTTCGAATGCAAGCAGGAAAGTGGCTCTGTCTGTAGCTTGCTGGGAGTAGAGCACGTCTCCAATGATGACATTCTGGCCATGGAGGTAGACATTCTCATCCCGGCCGCTATTGAAGGGGTGATTACAGAAAAGAACGCCCACAAGGTGAAGGCTAAGATTCTGGCTGAGTTAGCCAACGGCCCAACAACTCCGGATGCCGATGACATTCTCTTTGGTAACAATGTGCATGTCATACCGGATTTCCTGTGCAACGCGGGGGGCGTGACCGTCTCCTATTTTGAGATGGTTCAGAATGCCTATATGTACTGCTGGGATGAGGCTGAAGTACGTGAGAAGCTAGATAAGCGGATGACATTCGCTTACCGATCTGTGCTTGATACCAGTCGGCAGTTCCATATCAGCATGCGGCAAGCAGCTTATGTAGTAGCGGTGAGACGGGTGGTAGATGCGATGAAGACTCGGGGGTGGGTATAA
- a CDS encoding glutamine synthetase family protein — protein sequence MSDASIALSPNTVIRHLGKPPEEFTKQDLVRFIEENNIEAVNFRHLGGDGRLKTLNFVISSKSQLDRLLSAGERVDGSSLFSYIDSASSDLYIVPRYKTAYVNPFATMPTLEMLCTYYTKDGSPLPSSPENILRKANQALLKSTGLTLQAMGELEYYVVAKRQSQYPTMAQKGYQESAPFCKWETLRYEAMKAIARAGGCIKYGHSEVGHICGEEQEMEQNEIEFLPVPAEDAADQIVIAKWILRMIGNKYGVVVTFAPKILVGHAGSGLHIHTRLMRNGTNVMVDGNELSEVARRTIAGYLSLAPSLTALGNTVPLSFLRLVPHQEAPTNICWGDRNRSVLVRVPLGWLNVGNMVKDANPQETADSATFSDSQTVEFRCPDGSANAHLLMAGLAVAARHGLEMEGALELAKKLYVDVNIFSSEHSKVQQTLPQLPVSCWDSAECLTKDRHIYEKDGVFPAVVIDGLAKILRSYNDKDLSQRYYGKGDEIQKLVDQYFHFS from the coding sequence GTGTCAGACGCTAGTATCGCGCTTAGCCCGAACACCGTCATCCGACATTTGGGCAAGCCGCCAGAGGAATTCACGAAGCAGGATCTGGTCAGGTTCATTGAGGAGAACAACATTGAAGCCGTCAATTTTCGGCACTTGGGCGGCGATGGCCGGCTGAAGACGTTGAACTTTGTCATCAGCAGCAAGTCTCAGTTGGATCGCCTATTGTCTGCCGGGGAAAGGGTTGATGGCTCAAGCCTCTTTTCGTACATTGACTCGGCTTCAAGTGACCTGTATATTGTGCCTCGCTACAAGACCGCGTACGTTAACCCATTCGCCACCATGCCAACGCTTGAGATGCTTTGCACGTATTACACGAAGGATGGCAGCCCCCTACCAAGCTCACCCGAGAATATTCTCAGGAAAGCTAACCAGGCGCTGCTCAAAAGCACTGGGCTGACTTTGCAGGCGATGGGTGAATTGGAGTATTACGTTGTGGCGAAGAGGCAGAGTCAATATCCCACGATGGCCCAAAAGGGCTATCAGGAATCGGCTCCGTTCTGCAAATGGGAGACTCTGAGATACGAGGCAATGAAGGCGATAGCCCGGGCGGGGGGCTGCATAAAGTATGGGCATTCCGAAGTAGGCCACATCTGTGGTGAAGAGCAAGAGATGGAGCAGAATGAGATAGAGTTTCTCCCGGTTCCGGCCGAAGACGCTGCAGATCAGATCGTCATAGCCAAGTGGATACTGAGGATGATCGGCAACAAGTATGGAGTGGTAGTGACTTTTGCCCCCAAGATATTAGTTGGACACGCGGGGAGCGGCCTCCACATCCACACCAGATTGATGAGAAACGGGACCAACGTGATGGTCGATGGCAACGAATTGAGCGAGGTGGCACGTAGGACAATTGCTGGTTACCTTAGCCTGGCACCATCGCTGACTGCGCTTGGCAACACCGTCCCGCTATCCTTCCTCAGGCTGGTGCCTCACCAGGAGGCACCCACCAACATCTGCTGGGGTGATCGGAATCGCTCTGTCCTAGTGCGCGTACCTCTAGGATGGCTGAACGTGGGGAACATGGTAAAGGATGCCAATCCGCAGGAAACAGCAGATTCTGCCACATTCAGTGACAGCCAGACTGTAGAATTCCGTTGCCCGGATGGCTCAGCAAACGCTCATCTTCTCATGGCAGGGCTCGCGGTTGCGGCCCGGCATGGTCTCGAGATGGAGGGTGCCCTCGAACTGGCCAAGAAGCTCTACGTTGATGTTAACATCTTCTCCAGCGAACACAGCAAGGTTCAGCAGACATTGCCCCAACTGCCTGTTTCCTGCTGGGACTCAGCAGAATGCCTGACAAAAGATCGCCACATCTATGAGAAGGATGGTGTCTTCCCGGCGGTGGTCATCGACGGGTTGGCGAAGATTCTGCGGAGCTACAACGACAAGGACCTCAGCCAGAGGTACTACGGCAAAGGAGACGAAATCCAGAAACTGGTGGATCAGTACTTTCACTTTTCCTAG